Proteins found in one Flexistipes sp. genomic segment:
- a CDS encoding response regulator produces MDINQPVKILFAEDVPTDVDIAKRKLKKEGLDFTYKVVDTEEDFRRELEEFDPDIIVSDYSMPSFDGMTALNIAKATDKFFPFVIFTGSMNEETAVACMKAGADDYVIKEHIARLPFAVKEALNKKQALVEKKKMENSLIESEEKFRNLFYNHSAVKLIIDPETLDIYEANKAASEFYGWPIEKLESMKVTDINDIGEEEVRKNITKVVKGSKNNFQLRHFKANGDMVDVEVFSSHVQIGGKVYIHSIIHDITEQKRLENQLRQSQKMESIGRLAGGIAHDYNNILTVILNYCELALMELDPSSELAGYIKEIKKAGERSNEITSQLLAFARKQSSNPKVLDLNNSIDEMISMLQRLIGESIELIWLPDSGVCPVKMDPSQLHQILANLCINARDAIGDSGKITIETNCVSIDESYAKTNPGFLPGEFAMLAVSDNGCGMDKSTVENIFEPFFTTKGAGEGTGLGLSTVYGIVKQNGGFVNVYSEIGEGTTFKIYLKCESGRVEKTEEIQKAAPSESKGETVLIVEDEEAILRIAEKMLETLGYNLLTSNNPLEALQIAEEYRGDIDIVVTDVVMPDMDGKKMSDKITKLYPNAKVLFMSGYTSNVIGQHGLFEDNVNFIQKPFKMNDLEMKIREILDGR; encoded by the coding sequence ATGGATATTAATCAACCTGTTAAAATCCTGTTTGCTGAAGATGTTCCAACAGATGTTGATATTGCTAAACGCAAACTGAAAAAAGAAGGATTGGATTTTACTTACAAAGTTGTGGATACGGAAGAAGATTTTCGCAGAGAGTTGGAAGAATTTGATCCGGATATAATAGTTTCCGACTATTCAATGCCTTCTTTTGACGGTATGACCGCACTGAATATTGCCAAAGCTACAGATAAATTTTTCCCCTTTGTAATTTTTACCGGCTCCATGAATGAAGAGACTGCTGTCGCCTGTATGAAAGCCGGAGCAGACGATTATGTGATAAAGGAGCATATTGCACGGCTGCCATTTGCTGTTAAAGAAGCTTTAAATAAAAAGCAGGCACTTGTGGAAAAAAAGAAGATGGAAAATTCTCTGATAGAGAGTGAAGAGAAATTCAGAAACCTTTTTTATAACCATTCTGCTGTAAAGCTTATAATAGATCCGGAAACACTGGATATTTACGAGGCAAACAAGGCAGCTTCGGAATTTTACGGCTGGCCTATTGAAAAACTGGAAAGTATGAAGGTCACGGATATTAATGATATCGGTGAAGAAGAAGTCAGAAAAAATATTACCAAAGTGGTGAAAGGGAGTAAAAATAACTTCCAACTGAGACACTTTAAAGCCAATGGCGATATGGTTGATGTGGAGGTTTTCAGCAGTCACGTGCAAATTGGCGGTAAAGTTTATATTCATTCTATCATTCATGATATTACCGAGCAGAAAAGGTTGGAAAATCAGCTGAGACAGTCACAGAAGATGGAGTCCATAGGCCGCCTGGCAGGAGGGATTGCCCATGATTACAATAATATACTTACCGTAATTTTGAATTATTGTGAGCTTGCATTAATGGAGCTGGACCCTTCAAGTGAGTTGGCAGGTTATATAAAAGAAATCAAGAAAGCCGGAGAGCGCTCCAATGAAATCACCAGCCAGCTTTTAGCCTTTGCCAGAAAACAGTCCAGCAATCCGAAAGTCCTGGATTTAAATAATTCGATTGATGAAATGATAAGTATGCTTCAGCGGCTTATTGGTGAAAGTATAGAGCTTATATGGCTGCCTGATTCCGGTGTGTGTCCGGTAAAAATGGATCCTTCGCAGCTGCACCAGATTCTGGCGAATTTATGTATAAATGCAAGAGATGCAATCGGTGATTCAGGTAAGATTACTATAGAAACAAATTGTGTATCAATTGATGAAAGCTACGCCAAAACAAATCCCGGTTTTCTGCCGGGGGAATTTGCAATGCTTGCTGTCAGTGACAACGGATGCGGAATGGATAAAAGCACGGTGGAGAATATTTTTGAACCTTTCTTTACCACCAAAGGAGCCGGTGAAGGTACAGGACTGGGACTTTCAACGGTTTACGGTATTGTGAAGCAGAACGGAGGATTTGTTAATGTTTACAGCGAAATAGGTGAGGGCACCACATTTAAGATTTACCTGAAATGTGAATCAGGAAGGGTGGAGAAAACAGAGGAAATACAAAAGGCTGCACCTTCTGAGAGTAAAGGGGAGACGGTACTGATTGTAGAAGATGAAGAGGCGATTCTGAGGATAGCCGAAAAGATGCTTGAAACTCTTGGTTATAATTTATTAACTTCAAATAATCCTCTGGAAGCTTTGCAAATTGCGGAAGAATACAGGGGTGACATAGATATTGTGGTTACTGATGTGGTAATGCCGGATATGGACGGCAAAAAGATGTCGGATAAAATAACTAAACTTTACCCGAATGCAAAGGTTTTATTCATGTCGGGATATACGTCCAATGTAATCGGGCAGCACGGCTTATTTGAGGATAACGTTAATTTTATTCAGAAGCCCTTCAAAATGAATGATTTGGAAATGAAAATAAGAGAAATTCTTGATGGGAGATAA
- a CDS encoding transporter substrate-binding domain-containing protein — translation MKYRILLILLFLFVISFDSFAHQAEIDKKNTLTFDTITIGSEPDYPPYCMIDENGNAVGFSVDLFKAAAAAVDLKVNIKIGIWSKIKRDLAEGKLDALPLVGRTPEREKIFDFTMPYLSMHGAVFVREGTKGINSAEDLKNKEIAVMKGDNAEEFVRRENISNEIYTTKTFEEAFRNLAAGQYDAVITHRVMGLHLLDKMGLDSVKPLDFQIQEFRQDFCFAVQEGNSTLLSRLNEGLSIIIANDTYEKIRLKWFGPAAEEGVTAKDVARIAVYVFIPLFLIMSVIWIIVLRKEVRRRTKSLKEEISRHKNTLEQLRKQKLLLNEMEKISKVGGWEYDVQTGTINWTEGMYNIYGLRRGEYDPSDYKKNTDFYYPEYKKQIIQAFTNTLETGKPYELQAKLVSADNEKKWVRLRGLPEIDNGRLVRVYGNLLDVTEMKLINDEIKERGERINLLLNSTAEGIYGIDLEGRCTFCNTSALELLGFDNKNQVIGKNMHELAHHTRADGSEYPESECKIFQAFKAGKGTHADDEVMWKYDGTNFQVEYFSYPIRQDGEIIGCVVTFWDITQRKEAEQELRNLKDDLERQVEERTAELKDKVEKLNKSQKAMLYMVEDLNSITAELQEERRKLELSNKELEAFAYSVSHDLRAPLRAINGFSGFLMEDYWDKLDEEGKRQLSVIRQNAEKMDALIADILNLSRISRAEMSFEEVDMYTLAKSKYDEIATDEEKQEFVFNVSELPPAVGDENLLGQLWQNLIGNALKYSSKSENKRIEIGCRENNDEVIYYIKDEGAGFNPKYKDKLFGVFQRLHKDNEFEGTGVGLAVVQRIVHRHGGEIWAESEVNKGAAFYFSMRRSDKSSKS, via the coding sequence ATGAAGTATAGAATACTTTTGATTTTACTGTTTTTGTTTGTTATTTCATTCGATTCTTTTGCCCATCAAGCTGAAATCGATAAGAAGAATACTTTAACATTCGATACCATTACGATAGGCTCAGAGCCTGATTATCCGCCCTACTGTATGATCGATGAAAACGGTAATGCAGTGGGTTTTTCCGTCGATCTTTTTAAAGCTGCTGCTGCAGCCGTTGACTTAAAGGTAAATATAAAAATAGGCATATGGAGCAAAATAAAGCGTGATCTTGCTGAAGGAAAGCTGGATGCCCTGCCCCTTGTGGGAAGAACGCCGGAAAGGGAGAAGATATTTGATTTTACAATGCCTTATCTTTCCATGCACGGAGCTGTCTTTGTAAGGGAGGGAACCAAAGGCATAAATTCGGCAGAAGATCTTAAAAACAAAGAAATTGCGGTTATGAAGGGGGATAACGCCGAGGAATTTGTCCGCCGGGAAAATATTTCCAATGAAATTTATACCACAAAGACTTTTGAAGAAGCCTTCAGAAATCTTGCCGCCGGGCAGTATGATGCAGTGATAACGCACAGGGTTATGGGGCTTCATCTGTTGGATAAAATGGGGCTGGACTCTGTAAAGCCGCTTGATTTTCAGATTCAGGAGTTCCGTCAGGATTTCTGTTTTGCCGTGCAGGAAGGAAACAGTACCCTTCTTTCCAGACTGAATGAAGGGCTTTCCATTATTATTGCAAACGATACCTATGAAAAGATACGCCTCAAATGGTTCGGACCGGCTGCAGAAGAAGGTGTAACGGCAAAAGATGTTGCCAGAATAGCCGTTTATGTTTTTATCCCGCTTTTTTTAATTATGTCGGTTATATGGATTATAGTTTTAAGAAAAGAGGTGAGAAGGCGCACGAAAAGTTTAAAAGAGGAGATATCCAGACATAAAAATACACTTGAACAGCTGCGAAAGCAGAAACTGCTGCTTAATGAAATGGAAAAAATTTCCAAAGTAGGCGGTTGGGAGTACGATGTTCAAACAGGCACCATAAACTGGACGGAAGGTATGTACAATATATACGGCTTGAGGCGTGGGGAATATGACCCTTCCGATTACAAAAAGAATACTGATTTTTATTATCCGGAATATAAAAAACAGATAATTCAAGCGTTTACCAATACGCTGGAAACAGGAAAACCTTATGAACTCCAGGCAAAGTTAGTATCGGCGGATAATGAGAAGAAATGGGTCAGGCTGAGAGGGCTTCCGGAAATTGATAATGGCAGGTTGGTGCGTGTTTATGGAAATCTTCTGGATGTAACGGAAATGAAGCTGATTAATGATGAAATTAAAGAAAGAGGAGAGCGTATAAACCTGCTTCTGAATTCAACTGCTGAAGGAATCTACGGTATCGACCTGGAGGGTAGATGCACGTTTTGTAACACTTCAGCTTTAGAGTTGCTGGGATTCGATAATAAAAATCAGGTAATCGGGAAAAATATGCATGAGCTTGCACACCATACCAGGGCGGACGGTTCTGAATATCCGGAGTCAGAGTGCAAGATTTTTCAGGCTTTTAAGGCCGGTAAAGGGACACACGCTGACGATGAAGTAATGTGGAAGTATGACGGAACAAATTTTCAGGTGGAATATTTTTCTTATCCAATCAGGCAGGATGGCGAAATTATCGGATGTGTGGTCACATTTTGGGATATAACGCAGCGTAAAGAGGCTGAGCAAGAGTTGAGAAATCTGAAAGATGATCTGGAAAGGCAGGTGGAGGAAAGAACTGCAGAACTGAAGGATAAAGTGGAGAAACTAAACAAGAGTCAGAAAGCTATGCTTTATATGGTGGAAGATTTAAACAGTATCACGGCTGAACTGCAGGAAGAAAGGAGAAAGCTTGAGTTATCCAACAAAGAGCTGGAGGCTTTTGCTTATTCGGTTTCACACGATTTAAGGGCTCCGCTCAGGGCAATAAACGGTTTTTCTGGTTTTCTTATGGAAGATTACTGGGATAAACTTGATGAAGAGGGGAAGAGACAGCTTTCTGTAATCAGGCAGAATGCTGAAAAGATGGATGCCTTGATTGCTGATATTTTGAATTTGTCACGTATATCAAGAGCAGAAATGAGTTTTGAAGAAGTAGATATGTACACACTGGCAAAATCCAAATATGATGAAATTGCAACGGATGAAGAAAAACAGGAATTTGTATTCAATGTCAGTGAACTTCCGCCTGCCGTGGGCGATGAAAATCTGCTGGGGCAGCTGTGGCAGAATTTGATAGGCAATGCACTGAAGTACAGTTCAAAATCCGAAAATAAAAGAATTGAAATCGGGTGTCGCGAAAATAATGATGAAGTCATATATTATATAAAAGACGAAGGAGCAGGATTTAACCCGAAATATAAAGATAAGTTGTTCGGTGTTTTCCAAAGATTGCATAAGGATAATGAATTTGAGGGAACAGGTGTTGGCTTAGCCGTTGTGCAGAGGATAGTTCACAGGCACGGCGGCGAAATTTGGGCTGAAAGTGAAGTAAATAAGGGAGCTGCTTTCTATTTTTCCATGCGCCGTTCTGACAAATCGTCGAAGAGTTAA
- a CDS encoding host attachment protein, with translation MSEIIIVTDAGYFEAYEVIEEIMESPRLEMIKKFANVDARTKFSEKVTDQAGRFGRDQGGGNVVKSYGEPHNLEQEIEKNVIKTIVEEINKIINKHKPKKWYLAAEKTINNRIVEQLDDNVRDSLAKNVKADLTKKGKKDLLSYFK, from the coding sequence ATGTCCGAAATAATTATTGTAACGGACGCAGGATACTTCGAAGCTTATGAAGTAATTGAAGAAATCATGGAATCTCCGAGACTGGAAATGATCAAAAAATTTGCGAACGTTGATGCAAGGACTAAATTCAGCGAAAAAGTTACAGATCAAGCCGGACGTTTCGGAAGAGATCAGGGCGGAGGCAATGTGGTGAAAAGCTACGGAGAACCGCATAACCTTGAACAGGAAATCGAAAAAAATGTTATCAAAACAATTGTCGAGGAAATCAACAAAATAATCAACAAACATAAACCGAAAAAATGGTATCTGGCTGCTGAAAAAACTATAAACAACCGTATTGTTGAGCAGCTGGATGACAATGTCAGAGATTCTCTGGCAAAAAATGTAAAAGCAGATCTTACAAAAAAAGGAAAGAAGGATCTGCTGTCATATTTTAAATAA
- a CDS encoding MBL fold metallo-hydrolase, translated as MSRIIFDNGTHRCIVFDDILNEGEVDMEDVQSNQFLIVNGDQGLLFDPGGAKVFQPLHKEISKFIFPRKVKKIVISHQDPDTGAGINYWMIFSNAVAYVPQLWVRFIPHFCRQSLEKDFFTPIPEEGMRINLNDSEFILLPAHFLHSAGNVHMYDTTSKILFSGDMGTSIFPFTAEFEPVEDFDEHVRFMEGFHRRYIASNKVCKLWANMVRDLDIEMIIPQHGRKYFKGKEMVNRFIDWVDNLQCGIDLFDRNIYTIPSE; from the coding sequence ATGTCCAGAATTATTTTTGACAATGGCACCCACAGGTGCATAGTTTTCGACGATATACTGAATGAAGGTGAAGTTGACATGGAGGACGTTCAGTCGAATCAGTTTCTCATTGTTAATGGGGATCAGGGACTTTTGTTTGATCCGGGAGGAGCCAAGGTTTTTCAACCGCTGCACAAAGAAATCTCCAAATTCATATTTCCCAGAAAGGTTAAGAAAATTGTTATTTCGCACCAGGATCCGGACACCGGTGCCGGAATAAACTACTGGATGATTTTTTCAAATGCTGTGGCTTATGTACCTCAGTTATGGGTCCGATTTATCCCTCACTTTTGCAGACAGAGCCTTGAAAAGGATTTTTTTACACCTATACCTGAGGAGGGGATGAGAATTAACTTGAATGATTCAGAATTTATACTTCTCCCTGCTCATTTTCTCCATTCCGCCGGGAATGTGCATATGTATGATACTACCTCAAAAATACTTTTTTCTGGTGATATGGGAACATCGATTTTCCCTTTTACTGCTGAATTTGAACCTGTTGAAGATTTTGACGAGCATGTTAGGTTTATGGAAGGATTTCATAGAAGATATATAGCTTCCAATAAAGTGTGTAAATTGTGGGCTAATATGGTTAGAGATCTGGACATTGAAATGATTATTCCTCAACACGGGCGTAAATATTTTAAAGGTAAAGAGATGGTTAACAGGTTCATCGATTGGGTGGACAATCTGCAGTGCGGCATCGATCTATTTGACCGAAATATATATACTATACCTTCTGAATAG
- a CDS encoding GNAT family N-acetyltransferase, which translates to MTKTGIIGRVVELHGSYYYQNWDFGVFFESKIARELAEFIDRYDENRDGFWNAVSNSRIEGSITIDGIDAESKGAHLRWFIMSGVLRGKGTGGKLMEKAITFCQQKRYPKIYLWTFRGLNAARHLYEKFGFTLVSEHEDEGWGTKVYAQKFELLL; encoded by the coding sequence ATTACCAAAACTGGGATTATAGGCAGAGTTGTAGAGCTGCACGGAAGTTACTATTACCAAAACTGGGATTTCGGCGTTTTCTTCGAGTCAAAAATAGCCCGGGAGCTTGCCGAGTTTATAGACCGCTATGATGAAAACAGAGACGGATTCTGGAATGCTGTCTCAAACAGCCGCATCGAAGGTTCAATAACAATAGACGGAATTGACGCTGAAAGCAAAGGGGCACATCTCCGTTGGTTTATTATGTCAGGTGTTCTGAGAGGTAAAGGAACAGGCGGCAAGCTAATGGAAAAAGCTATTACATTCTGCCAGCAAAAACGTTATCCCAAAATTTATTTATGGACGTTCAGAGGCTTAAATGCTGCCCGGCATCTTTATGAAAAATTCGGTTTCACCCTTGTTAGTGAACATGAAGATGAAGGATGGGGTACAAAAGTTTATGCCCAGAAATTTGAGCTGCTGCTCTGA
- a CDS encoding PAS domain S-box protein: protein MKRILLAVDDKKNFSSIKEILTDRYEICPFDSQATGKEYDLCITDSDFLSKHKEILQQLRRNEESQYLPVLLVINLNEAEFLRNDIKKYIDEVITTPLDKDELLFRVRRILEINSKVIHSGEFFDRSHGLREAIVECMPLAVYGLDDKGVVLSWNRAAEKMFGWRAEEVIGETLPIVPSEKENEFRTLVKRIISGESIVGVELRRRRKDGTIFDCRLSTAPIRDEKNKIIGIMAAMEDITEEKRAEKAILESEQKFRALFHSIRDAILIADNDRNIIDCNKAFTDIFGYSLEEIKGEKTFYVYENMQQFEELGEAIKSHYGDKPFNYTVNYKRKDGSVFPGETGVFYLKDAHNNVTGFIGLIRDVSERIKREKKLKESEERFRNIVEGAPDPIFIQTDKKFSYLNPAACRLFGIKSPEELIGKPVMDRFHPDYHEKVIERIRALNEGRKTVHELLELRFIRVDGSEVWVETAGEPIIYEGKQGALVFVRDISQRKTAEDELRKLKDNLEKQVEEKTKELQERVAELERFHEATVNRELRMKELREEIKRLKWENDRK, encoded by the coding sequence ATGAAGCGGATTTTATTGGCAGTAGATGATAAAAAAAATTTTTCTTCTATTAAAGAAATTTTGACAGACAGGTATGAGATATGTCCGTTTGATAGTCAAGCAACGGGTAAAGAATACGACCTTTGTATAACCGACAGCGACTTTTTATCAAAACATAAAGAAATATTGCAGCAATTAAGACGTAACGAGGAAAGCCAATACCTCCCCGTTTTGCTTGTAATAAATTTAAATGAAGCTGAGTTTTTGAGAAATGATATTAAAAAATATATTGATGAGGTTATAACAACCCCTCTTGATAAAGATGAACTGCTTTTCCGTGTAAGACGCATTCTGGAAATCAACAGCAAGGTTATTCATTCGGGAGAATTTTTTGACCGGAGCCACGGTTTAAGGGAAGCTATTGTTGAATGTATGCCTCTGGCCGTTTACGGGCTGGATGATAAGGGTGTGGTTTTGTCGTGGAACAGAGCTGCTGAAAAAATGTTCGGCTGGCGTGCGGAGGAAGTTATTGGGGAAACACTCCCTATTGTGCCTTCTGAAAAAGAAAATGAGTTCAGAACTCTTGTGAAACGCATTATTTCCGGTGAGTCGATAGTGGGAGTGGAACTCAGGCGCAGGAGAAAAGACGGTACAATATTTGACTGCAGGCTTTCCACAGCGCCTATAAGGGACGAAAAGAATAAAATTATCGGTATAATGGCAGCGATGGAGGATATTACCGAGGAAAAGAGAGCTGAGAAAGCTATACTGGAGAGTGAACAGAAATTCAGGGCGCTTTTTCACAGTATCAGGGATGCGATACTGATTGCAGATAATGACAGAAATATCATTGACTGCAATAAAGCTTTTACGGATATTTTCGGCTATTCTTTGGAGGAGATAAAAGGGGAGAAAACCTTTTATGTCTATGAAAACATGCAGCAGTTTGAAGAGCTCGGTGAAGCTATTAAATCACACTATGGTGATAAGCCGTTTAATTATACGGTGAATTATAAAAGAAAGGACGGGTCAGTTTTTCCCGGTGAAACAGGTGTTTTTTATCTGAAGGATGCCCATAACAATGTGACGGGTTTTATCGGCTTAATCAGGGATGTGAGTGAGCGTATCAAAAGGGAGAAAAAACTAAAAGAGAGTGAAGAGCGTTTTCGTAATATTGTGGAAGGGGCACCCGATCCCATTTTTATACAAACGGATAAGAAATTTTCTTATCTGAATCCGGCGGCATGCCGTTTATTTGGTATCAAGTCACCGGAGGAACTTATCGGAAAGCCTGTAATGGACAGATTTCATCCGGACTATCATGAGAAAGTTATTGAAAGAATACGTGCATTGAACGAAGGGCGCAAAACCGTTCACGAGCTGCTGGAGCTGCGGTTTATCAGAGTGGACGGCAGTGAAGTGTGGGTGGAGACAGCCGGTGAGCCTATTATATATGAGGGCAAACAAGGAGCACTGGTGTTTGTCAGGGATATTTCTCAAAGGAAAACAGCTGAGGATGAATTGAGAAAACTGAAAGACAATCTGGAAAAACAAGTGGAAGAGAAAACAAAAGAGCTGCAGGAGAGGGTGGCTGAGCTTGAGCGTTTCCACGAGGCAACGGTAAACAGGGAGCTGCGTATGAAAGAATTGAGAGAAGAGATAAAAAGGCTGAAATGGGAAAATGATCGTAAATGA
- a CDS encoding radical SAM protein → MNYIMLHESGELQKIKDDLLKVLGCCTLCPRKCKVNRLKDEIGYCGTGRQAKVASSNPHFGEEPSLTGRYGSGTIFFSSCNLLCSFCQNYEISHLNYGREVSPLQLASMMLDLQSAGCHNINFVTPTHVIPQIIEALIPAVEKGLNIPLVYNCRGYENPETLELIEGVIDIYLPDFKFWDNEIAMRYCNAGNYRDYAAKAVIQMHRQVGDLHINEENIAVKGVLVRHLIMPEGAAGTGNIMKFLAEEVSTDAYVNLMDQYFPCGEAAGDSLIGRRITPEEFTKAYKQTLAAGIRRILI, encoded by the coding sequence ATGAATTACATAATGTTACATGAATCAGGAGAACTGCAAAAAATCAAAGATGATTTGTTAAAAGTCCTGGGGTGCTGTACCCTCTGTCCCCGCAAATGTAAAGTTAACCGTCTGAAAGATGAAATAGGTTACTGCGGTACCGGCAGGCAAGCAAAGGTTGCTTCATCTAATCCTCATTTTGGTGAAGAGCCTTCTTTGACAGGCAGATACGGCTCAGGAACGATCTTCTTCAGCTCCTGCAATTTGCTGTGCAGTTTCTGTCAGAACTATGAAATCAGTCATTTGAACTACGGGCGGGAAGTTTCTCCTTTGCAGCTGGCTTCAATGATGTTGGATCTGCAGAGTGCCGGCTGCCATAATATAAATTTTGTAACCCCCACACATGTTATTCCTCAAATAATCGAGGCTTTGATTCCGGCTGTTGAAAAGGGGCTGAATATTCCTCTGGTCTATAATTGCAGGGGTTATGAAAACCCTGAGACACTTGAGTTAATTGAAGGTGTTATAGATATTTATCTGCCCGATTTCAAATTCTGGGATAATGAAATAGCTATGAGATACTGCAATGCAGGTAATTACCGGGATTATGCTGCCAAAGCGGTAATTCAAATGCACAGACAGGTGGGTGATCTGCATATTAACGAAGAAAATATTGCTGTAAAAGGAGTTTTGGTGAGACATCTTATTATGCCGGAAGGGGCAGCAGGGACAGGCAATATTATGAAATTTTTGGCTGAGGAGGTATCCACTGATGCGTATGTTAATCTTATGGATCAGTATTTTCCCTGTGGAGAAGCTGCGGGAGATAGTCTAATTGGAAGAAGAATCACTCCGGAGGAATTTACCAAAGCTTATAAACAAACGTTGGCTGCAGGGATAAGAAGAATTTTAATTTGA
- a CDS encoding response regulator, with protein MQNINDVVEILLVEDNPNDVEMALRAFKKNKLANSIFVVEDGEEALNFIFTKGKFVERAEKNLPKIILLDLKLPKVDGLEVLREIKGDENTKVIPVVVLTSSKEESDIVESYKLGVNSYIVKPVDFDKFVNTVKDLGFYWLLLNQRPY; from the coding sequence ATGCAGAACATCAATGATGTGGTGGAAATATTACTGGTTGAGGATAACCCCAATGACGTAGAGATGGCATTGAGAGCATTTAAAAAGAATAAGTTGGCTAACAGTATTTTTGTTGTTGAAGATGGAGAAGAAGCTCTCAATTTTATTTTTACAAAAGGTAAATTTGTCGAGAGAGCGGAGAAGAATCTCCCTAAAATAATTCTTCTTGATCTTAAATTGCCCAAGGTGGACGGACTGGAAGTTTTAAGAGAGATTAAAGGGGACGAAAATACAAAGGTTATCCCGGTAGTTGTTCTCACATCCTCAAAAGAAGAATCGGATATCGTGGAGAGCTATAAACTGGGAGTAAACAGCTATATTGTCAAACCTGTGGATTTTGATAAATTTGTTAATACAGTCAAGGACTTGGGATTTTACTGGCTTCTGCTGAATCAGCGTCCTTATTAA
- a CDS encoding phosphatase PAP2 family protein produces MAAGLMIITAGLAGGLLYKVGCVYEIDKKLFLKINQSKKLDKADFLFQMFYPLGTKWWFTAVILLFAFAVPSKGVYLLASAIVMSLTERLVKIYIKRPRPFLSLTGVFLRQRKRPSDGSFPSGDACRIWFLAVAALFVSHFNFLVTSLAFILALIVSLGRLRLGVHYFSDVWAGSLLGTAFGILWLSY; encoded by the coding sequence ATGGCTGCAGGTTTGATGATAATAACTGCGGGATTAGCCGGAGGTCTGCTTTACAAAGTGGGCTGTGTATATGAAATAGATAAAAAATTGTTTCTGAAAATAAATCAATCAAAAAAACTGGACAAGGCTGATTTTCTTTTTCAAATGTTTTATCCTTTGGGTACCAAGTGGTGGTTTACGGCTGTAATCTTGTTGTTTGCTTTTGCAGTTCCGTCCAAGGGAGTGTATTTGCTGGCATCCGCAATTGTGATGTCTTTGACGGAAAGGCTTGTTAAAATATACATTAAACGCCCCCGTCCTTTTTTAAGCTTAACAGGCGTTTTTCTCCGGCAGCGGAAAAGACCGTCTGACGGGAGTTTTCCAAGCGGCGATGCATGTCGTATATGGTTTCTGGCAGTGGCCGCTTTATTTGTTTCACATTTTAATTTTCTGGTGACTTCACTTGCTTTTATTTTGGCGCTTATAGTGAGCTTGGGCAGATTGAGGCTGGGTGTACACTATTTTTCAGATGTGTGGGCCGGGAGCCTTCTGGGGACTGCCTTTGGTATATTATGGCTTTCTTATTGA
- a CDS encoding CDP-alcohol phosphatidyltransferase family protein, producing MANIITASRIPLLFLYLYLLYSQNSTLIFTAVLLIILFMAMDMLDGMAARKLGQTSLVGSVLDIAVDRIYELVLWFIFADMNLISIFIPLVVVIRTVLTDAFRSLGVKEGTAPFKQHSLFWAKFLVASRWMRAVYGVSKVVAFSGLTLVLALKMQNFGRSDELLLYNVHIFFRGVSWFAVFLCIVRGLPIILNGFKLAFKIGSPE from the coding sequence ATGGCGAATATCATTACAGCATCCCGCATTCCATTGCTTTTTCTTTATCTTTATCTGCTGTATTCACAAAACTCCACTTTGATTTTCACTGCCGTTTTACTTATAATTTTGTTTATGGCTATGGATATGCTGGACGGGATGGCTGCAAGGAAACTTGGTCAGACCTCCCTTGTTGGCAGTGTGCTTGATATTGCTGTGGACAGGATTTACGAATTGGTCTTGTGGTTCATTTTTGCCGATATGAATCTTATCTCGATTTTTATTCCGCTGGTTGTTGTCATACGAACGGTTTTAACAGATGCCTTCAGAAGTCTGGGTGTTAAAGAAGGGACTGCACCGTTTAAGCAGCACAGTTTGTTTTGGGCAAAATTCCTTGTGGCATCACGGTGGATGAGGGCGGTATACGGAGTATCCAAAGTGGTTGCATTCAGCGGGCTTACGCTTGTTTTGGCTTTGAAAATGCAAAATTTTGGCCGGTCTGATGAACTTCTGCTGTACAATGTGCATATTTTTTTCAGAGGTGTTTCTTGGTTTGCAGTATTTTTGTGTATAGTCAGGGGACTCCCCATTATTTTAAACGGTTTTAAGCTGGCATTTAAAATTGGTTCACCTGAATAA